In the Oxobacter pfennigii genome, one interval contains:
- a CDS encoding type III pantothenate kinase — MLFVIDVGNTNIVLGILEGNKLLKDWRMSTNIPRTSDEFGITVKSLFESSGYSMDMIDGVIISSVVPNIMYSFEHMIKKYFDIDPVVVGPGVKTGINIKYDNPKEVGADRIVNAVAAHEIYGGPLIIIDFGTATTFCAVTAGGDYLGGAIVPGIIISSEALFSRAAKLPRIELVKPHSIICKNTVQSMQSGIIYGYAGQVEYIVKKMKEEMKKYDEKEPYVVATGGLSRLIASITSSINEVNGYLTLEGLRIIYEKNKE, encoded by the coding sequence ATGTTGTTTGTAATTGATGTTGGCAATACTAATATTGTATTGGGCATTTTAGAAGGTAATAAGCTTTTAAAAGATTGGAGGATGTCTACGAATATACCTAGAACCTCCGATGAATTCGGTATTACGGTTAAGTCTCTCTTTGAAAGCAGCGGGTATAGTATGGACATGATAGATGGGGTTATAATATCCTCCGTTGTTCCCAATATTATGTATTCTTTTGAACATATGATAAAGAAATATTTTGATATTGACCCTGTTGTGGTAGGGCCCGGGGTAAAGACGGGTATAAATATTAAATATGATAACCCCAAGGAAGTGGGAGCGGACAGAATTGTAAATGCCGTGGCAGCCCATGAAATATATGGAGGTCCTTTGATTATAATAGACTTTGGTACGGCTACCACATTTTGCGCTGTTACTGCAGGCGGCGATTACTTAGGGGGAGCCATAGTGCCCGGTATAATAATATCCAGTGAGGCTTTATTTTCAAGAGCCGCCAAGCTTCCAAGGATAGAGCTTGTAAAGCCACATTCAATTATATGCAAGAATACGGTACAGAGCATGCAATCGGGTATAATATACGGATATGCAGGCCAGGTTGAATATATAGTGAAGAAAATGAAGGAAGAGATGAAAAAATACGATGAAAAAGAGCCTTATGTCGTAGCAACAGGAGGGTTATCAAGGCTTATTGCATCGATAACCTCATCTATAAATGAAGTAAACGGGTATCTGACGTTAGAAGGATTGAGGATAATATACGAAAAAAACAAGGAATAG
- a CDS encoding ECF transporter S component, translating into MKNAVNATSQSSFNTRKLTTIALLGAIAAVMSLTPFGFIQVGVIRITFMHIPVIVAAILEGPLAGAAVGLIFGVASLVSNLSTPLAPVFLNPMVSIVPRILIGVLSAYIYRASKSSILAAVVGTATNTVGVLGMIYLVAAQQFANIRGITMDNLGKVLLGVAATNGLAEIAVAVVLIAAIVKALNRTRK; encoded by the coding sequence ATGAAAAATGCAGTAAATGCTACCAGTCAGTCTTCCTTCAACACGAGGAAATTGACAACTATAGCCTTGCTTGGTGCTATAGCAGCAGTAATGAGTCTGACTCCTTTTGGATTCATACAGGTAGGAGTTATACGAATCACATTTATGCACATACCCGTTATAGTCGCTGCCATATTGGAGGGACCTCTTGCCGGAGCGGCAGTAGGCCTGATATTTGGAGTAGCCAGTCTTGTAAGCAATCTTTCCACTCCCCTTGCCCCGGTATTTCTCAATCCGATGGTATCAATTGTGCCCAGAATACTGATAGGCGTGCTTTCAGCCTATATATACAGGGCATCAAAAAGTTCAATTTTAGCTGCTGTTGTAGGTACAGCCACCAACACTGTGGGAGTACTTGGAATGATTTATTTAGTGGCAGCGCAGCAGTTTGCCAATATCAGGGGAATAACCATGGATAATTTAGGGAAGGTGCTTTTAGGCGTTGCAGCCACTAACGGTTTAGCCGAGATTGCAGTTGCTGTTGTGTTAATTGCAGCAATAGTGAAGGCATTGAACAGAACCAGAAAATGA
- a CDS encoding dihydroorotate dehydrogenase: protein MLNVNICGIEFKNPLIAASGTFGFGREYKELFDISRLGGISSKGLTLNKKEGNNGLRIYETSSGILNSVGLQNPGVDGFIKDELPFMKSLDTVVIANLGGGTIEEYIKGIEKLNDTDVDMVELNISCPNVKSGGMAFGIKCADAFDIVSKVRDICKKPLMVKLSPNAEDIVKMAITCVEAGADVLSLVNTFKAMAIDIKRRKPVFDNITAGLSGPSIKPIALRMVYEVAGAVDVPVVGVGGIISSQDALEFIMAGAAAVQVGSGNFIKPDICIDIIDGIEKFMIGENIKSLGEIRGII, encoded by the coding sequence ATGCTTAATGTTAATATTTGCGGAATAGAGTTTAAAAATCCCCTTATTGCCGCGTCAGGTACCTTCGGATTCGGGCGGGAATACAAGGAACTCTTTGATATATCCCGCTTAGGGGGTATTTCATCAAAGGGGCTTACTTTAAATAAAAAAGAAGGCAATAACGGACTAAGGATATATGAGACATCAAGCGGAATATTAAACAGCGTGGGCCTGCAAAACCCGGGGGTCGACGGGTTTATAAAAGATGAGCTTCCATTTATGAAAAGCCTTGACACTGTTGTCATAGCCAACCTTGGCGGAGGAACAATAGAAGAATATATAAAGGGGATTGAAAAGCTGAATGATACCGATGTGGATATGGTTGAGCTTAATATTTCCTGCCCCAATGTTAAAAGCGGAGGTATGGCCTTTGGCATAAAATGTGCCGATGCCTTTGATATAGTTTCAAAGGTAAGGGATATATGTAAAAAACCTCTCATGGTAAAGCTTTCTCCCAATGCAGAGGATATAGTTAAAATGGCAATAACCTGCGTTGAGGCGGGGGCAGATGTACTTTCTCTGGTAAATACCTTTAAAGCCATGGCCATTGATATTAAAAGAAGAAAGCCGGTATTTGACAACATTACGGCCGGACTCTCAGGACCTTCCATTAAACCTATTGCCCTTAGGATGGTATATGAGGTGGCAGGAGCAGTTGATGTTCCCGTTGTAGGAGTGGGCGGCATTATATCTTCCCAGGATGCTCTGGAATTTATAATGGCAGGAGCAGCTGCAGTGCAGGTAGGAAGCGGCAACTTCATAAAGCCTGATATTTGTATTGATATTATCGACGGGATAGAAAAATTCATGATTGGAGAAAATATAAAAAGTTTAGGCGAGATAAGAGGAATTATATAA
- a CDS encoding dihydroorotate dehydrogenase electron transfer subunit, with product MISYHKYSVCENEIVSKGIYKLSVKGSFEGKPGQFYMLRAWGTEPILSRPISIHDKIKDKISFLYEVKGRGTVQFSSLDTGDEIELLGPLGNGFDLSGLKGKVALVAGGIGVAPMFYTAKELKGVSLDLYAGFRDDTYIIEDFRKYVDSIKFSTDTGKSGHKGFITDIFDPSVYSSVLCCGPEIMMKKVVEMCNAGDVPVYISMEKHMACGIGACLVCACKTREGNKRACKDGPVFNGKDVLFDA from the coding sequence ATGATATCCTATCATAAATACAGTGTTTGTGAAAATGAAATTGTTTCAAAAGGCATATACAAGCTGTCTGTTAAAGGAAGCTTTGAAGGCAAGCCAGGGCAGTTTTATATGCTGAGGGCATGGGGGACTGAGCCCATACTTTCAAGGCCCATAAGCATACACGATAAAATTAAGGATAAAATATCCTTTTTATATGAGGTAAAAGGCAGGGGCACAGTACAATTTAGCAGCCTTGATACAGGGGATGAAATTGAGCTTTTAGGGCCTTTGGGCAATGGTTTTGATTTATCAGGATTAAAGGGTAAAGTGGCACTGGTAGCCGGAGGAATAGGTGTTGCTCCCATGTTTTATACAGCCAAAGAATTAAAGGGTGTAAGCTTGGATTTATATGCAGGCTTCAGGGACGATACTTATATAATAGAAGATTTTAGGAAGTATGTTGACAGCATAAAATTTTCAACAGATACTGGAAAGTCTGGCCATAAGGGTTTTATAACGGATATCTTTGACCCAAGTGTATATTCTTCCGTCCTTTGTTGCGGCCCTGAAATTATGATGAAAAAAGTGGTTGAAATGTGTAATGCAGGGGATGTGCCTGTGTACATTTCCATGGAGAAGCATATGGCCTGCGGAATAGGAGCATGCCTGGTATGTGCCTGCAAGACTAGAGAAGGTAATAAAAGGGCGTGCAAGGATGGCCCGGTTTTTAACGGAAAGGATGTGCTCTTTGATGCTTAA
- a CDS encoding dihydroorotase, with amino-acid sequence MEVLIKNGRIVDCSQDFIGDVYIKDGIINEIGKNLNKDCETINGEGLLLLPSFIDLHAHMRDPGLTYKEDLLSGSKAAVRGGYTAVNLMANTNPVVSTMETVNYVLNKAQQIGLVDIFQAVSITKDFNGVDIDHLDRIDSSVKVISDDGKGVLNDSVMYKAMIKAKEKGFVILSHAENSDMTPHDTRMAEDLMTIRDLYLARHTGCHLHMAHVSTKESMEEIIRAKKMGYSITCEVSPHHLALTDDIDYRVNPPLRKKEDVDCLIYALREGWADAIATDHAPHSIEDKKKGSPGISGIETAFSFSFTKLVKKGHISLNKLSEVMSKKPSRILGLNKGEIKIGYDGDVVLVDIDNMYKVQADEFQSKGKNTPIDGMELYGIVIRTIKGGKTVYSLEG; translated from the coding sequence ATGGAAGTCCTTATTAAGAATGGAAGGATAGTTGACTGCTCCCAGGATTTTATCGGCGATGTTTATATTAAAGACGGAATTATAAATGAAATTGGAAAAAACTTAAACAAGGATTGTGAAACAATAAATGGGGAAGGGCTGTTGCTCCTTCCCTCCTTTATAGATTTACATGCCCACATGAGAGACCCGGGGCTTACCTATAAGGAAGATTTGCTCTCAGGAAGCAAAGCTGCTGTAAGAGGCGGATACACGGCAGTAAATTTAATGGCCAACACAAATCCTGTAGTAAGCACCATGGAAACTGTGAACTATGTATTAAATAAAGCGCAGCAAATAGGACTGGTTGATATTTTTCAGGCTGTTTCAATTACAAAAGATTTTAACGGTGTTGATATAGACCACCTGGACAGAATTGATTCTTCGGTAAAGGTAATTTCCGACGATGGGAAAGGGGTGTTAAACGACAGTGTAATGTATAAAGCCATGATAAAAGCTAAAGAAAAGGGCTTTGTAATACTGTCCCATGCAGAAAACAGCGACATGACCCCCCATGATACCAGAATGGCAGAGGATTTGATGACCATAAGGGATTTGTATCTTGCAAGACATACGGGATGCCATCTTCATATGGCTCATGTCAGCACCAAAGAATCAATGGAAGAAATCATAAGGGCGAAAAAGATGGGTTATAGCATTACCTGCGAAGTGTCACCCCACCATCTTGCACTGACGGATGATATCGATTATCGGGTAAATCCTCCCTTGAGAAAAAAAGAGGATGTTGACTGTTTGATTTACGCATTAAGAGAGGGATGGGCAGATGCAATTGCGACAGACCATGCACCCCACAGCATTGAAGATAAAAAAAAGGGCTCACCGGGAATTTCAGGCATAGAGACAGCCTTTTCATTTTCTTTTACAAAGCTTGTTAAGAAAGGACATATAAGTCTTAATAAGCTGAGTGAAGTAATGTCAAAAAAACCTTCGAGAATTCTTGGCCTTAACAAAGGTGAAATAAAAATAGGATATGACGGAGATGTGGTCCTAGTGGATATCGATAATATGTATAAGGTGCAGGCAGATGAATTTCAATCCAAGGGTAAAAATACTCCAATCGACGGGATGGAGCTTTACGGCATAGTAATAAGGACAATTAAGGGCGGAAAAACTGTCTATAGTCTGGAGGGATAA
- a CDS encoding aspartate carbamoyltransferase regulatory subunit: MLTINSITNGIVIDHIKAGLGMKIFNYLGLDKTDYTVALLMNVPSQKLGRKDIIKIENAIDFDFTVLGLIDPDITIDVIEGEKIKEKIKVQPPSNVKDMLKCKNPRCVTSVESNITNGFYLVDASKGEYRCEYCDEIYKL; the protein is encoded by the coding sequence ATGCTAACCATAAACAGTATAACCAACGGCATTGTTATCGACCATATAAAAGCAGGACTTGGAATGAAAATATTCAATTATTTAGGCTTGGACAAAACCGATTATACCGTGGCTCTTTTAATGAATGTCCCTAGCCAGAAGCTGGGGAGGAAAGACATAATAAAGATTGAAAACGCCATAGATTTTGATTTTACTGTATTAGGACTTATTGACCCAGATATCACAATAGACGTCATTGAAGGAGAGAAGATAAAAGAAAAGATTAAGGTACAGCCTCCTTCAAATGTAAAGGATATGCTGAAGTGCAAAAATCCAAGATGTGTAACTTCTGTAGAGAGCAATATAACGAATGGTTTTTACCTTGTAGATGCCTCCAAGGGAGAATACAGGTGTGAATACTGCGATGAAATTTACAAGCTTTAG
- the pyrB gene encoding aspartate carbamoyltransferase produces the protein MLKGRHLIDPMDFTVEEMAQVFDLADKIIEDQRKYADVCKGKLLATLFYEPSTRTRFSFEAAMLRLGGQVIGFSEPGSSSVSKGESIADTIRTVACYTDIAVMRHPKEGAPKVASMHSDIPVINAGDGGHQHPTQTLTDLLTIRSEKRRLTDLTIGLCGDLKFGRTVHSLIKAMSRYSNNKFILISPDELKIPEYIKEIILQKNNVEFLECKNLESVIGDLDILYMTRVQRERFANEDDYLRLKDSYILDCEKMKKANPEMMVLHPLPRVNEISYEVDNDKRAYYFKQAKYGMFVRMALIAKLLGVDELC, from the coding sequence GTGTTAAAAGGAAGGCATTTAATAGACCCCATGGATTTTACAGTTGAAGAGATGGCGCAAGTTTTTGATCTGGCGGATAAAATTATAGAGGACCAGAGAAAATACGCCGATGTTTGCAAAGGGAAGCTCCTTGCGACCCTTTTTTACGAACCAAGTACCAGGACCAGATTCAGCTTTGAAGCTGCAATGCTTCGCCTTGGCGGTCAAGTGATTGGTTTTTCGGAACCTGGCTCCAGTTCGGTATCAAAAGGAGAGAGTATAGCCGATACCATACGTACGGTGGCATGCTATACCGATATAGCCGTTATGAGGCATCCTAAGGAAGGTGCACCGAAGGTAGCGTCCATGCATTCGGATATACCTGTTATAAATGCAGGTGACGGGGGGCATCAGCATCCTACCCAGACCTTGACGGATCTTTTGACCATAAGATCTGAAAAAAGAAGATTGACGGATCTTACCATAGGCCTTTGCGGGGATTTGAAATTCGGAAGGACTGTACACTCTCTGATAAAAGCAATGTCAAGGTACAGCAACAATAAATTTATATTGATATCACCGGATGAGCTTAAAATACCTGAATATATAAAAGAAATAATTCTTCAGAAAAACAATGTGGAATTTTTAGAATGCAAAAATTTAGAAAGCGTCATAGGAGACCTTGATATATTGTATATGACAAGGGTCCAGCGTGAGAGATTTGCCAATGAGGATGATTACTTAAGGCTTAAGGACAGCTATATATTAGACTGTGAAAAGATGAAAAAGGCAAACCCTGAGATGATGGTGCTGCATCCGCTGCCCAGGGTAAACGAAATTTCCTATGAAGTGGACAACGATAAAAGAGCGTATTATTTCAAACAGGCTAAATACGGCATGTTTGTAAGGATGGCATTGATTGCAAAATTATTGGGGGTGGATGAATTATGCTAA
- a CDS encoding biotin--[acetyl-CoA-carboxylase] ligase, producing MKEKILEIIKESMDFVSGEEISKSLGVSRAAIWKHMKALKEEGYIIEAVSKKGYKLLKSPDLLTPKEVLPLINTRFIGREIIYFDVTDSTNNVARQYAMEGFSEGLVVIAEEQTKGKGRLGRPWETKSRQSIAFSVVLRPFIKPQDAPGITIVLGTAVCRALRNITSLKAGIKWPNDVIINGKKVCGILTEMSSEADAVNYIIAGVGINVNTSDFPEELKNIATSLKIEGKKEYERRVLLAEVLYQLESLYKDFKEQGLKNILEEFKSYSVTLNKRVKAASIKGTIEGLACDITGEGLLVIRLDNGEERKIVSGDVSVRGLGTYV from the coding sequence ATGAAAGAAAAAATACTTGAAATAATAAAAGAAAGCATGGATTTTGTTTCGGGAGAAGAGATAAGCAAATCCCTTGGGGTGTCCAGAGCTGCCATATGGAAGCATATGAAGGCATTAAAAGAAGAAGGCTATATAATAGAAGCTGTTTCGAAAAAAGGATACAAGCTTTTAAAATCGCCGGATTTACTAACGCCTAAAGAGGTGTTGCCCTTGATTAATACCCGCTTCATAGGACGTGAAATTATATATTTTGATGTGACGGACAGCACCAACAATGTAGCCCGCCAATATGCAATGGAGGGTTTCAGTGAAGGGCTTGTGGTTATAGCCGAGGAGCAGACTAAAGGTAAAGGAAGATTGGGAAGGCCATGGGAAACAAAAAGCCGTCAATCCATAGCTTTTTCAGTTGTTTTAAGGCCTTTTATAAAACCCCAGGATGCACCGGGCATAACCATTGTTTTAGGGACTGCTGTCTGCAGAGCTTTAAGGAACATAACATCATTAAAGGCGGGTATAAAATGGCCTAATGATGTAATAATAAATGGGAAAAAAGTATGCGGTATTTTGACCGAAATGAGCTCCGAAGCCGATGCAGTAAATTACATAATCGCAGGTGTGGGTATTAATGTAAATACTTCTGATTTTCCCGAGGAGCTAAAAAATATTGCTACTTCCCTTAAAATCGAGGGAAAAAAGGAATATGAACGGAGAGTCTTATTAGCAGAGGTTTTATATCAGCTTGAAAGTTTATATAAGGATTTTAAAGAACAAGGTTTAAAAAATATTCTGGAGGAGTTTAAAAGCTATTCCGTCACGCTGAACAAAAGGGTTAAAGCAGCTTCCATAAAAGGGACCATTGAAGGATTAGCCTGTGACATAACCGGAGAAGGTCTTCTGGTAATCAGGCTTGATAACGGAGAAGAGAGAAAAATCGTGTCAGGAGACGTTTCGGTGAGAGGATTAGGTACATATGTGTGA
- a CDS encoding homocysteine S-methyltransferase family protein yields the protein MSLDILNKPYLLFDGAMGSMLLQRGLKLGEHPEALNITNPDLIESIHKQYIDAGSHAVTTNTFGANEIRLKGCEYSVESLVRAGVKIARSAAKDKLVALDVGPTGEFMDPIGELTKDRAYKIFTDAILPGEDEGADLILMETFSSLDEAECAVLAAKKNTKLPVICTFTFEANGKTLVGHDVKSIVEAMQKSGVDALGINCSLGPKDMLPIVYEMLSLSEVPVMVQPNAGLPKIVDGKAIYAITPEEFAEYIVTMKKKGVKILGGCCGTTPDFIKAIKSSLSGL from the coding sequence ATGAGTCTGGATATTTTAAACAAACCATACCTTCTATTTGACGGGGCCATGGGTTCCATGCTTTTACAAAGAGGCCTTAAATTAGGCGAGCATCCCGAGGCTCTGAATATTACCAATCCCGATCTTATAGAAAGCATACACAAACAATATATCGATGCAGGAAGCCATGCCGTAACGACAAATACCTTCGGCGCCAATGAAATAAGATTGAAAGGCTGTGAATACAGCGTTGAAAGTCTGGTACGTGCAGGCGTTAAAATTGCACGGTCGGCAGCCAAGGATAAACTGGTAGCCTTAGATGTGGGCCCTACGGGTGAATTCATGGATCCAATAGGAGAATTAACTAAAGATCGGGCATATAAGATATTTACCGACGCAATACTCCCCGGAGAAGATGAAGGCGCCGACCTGATACTAATGGAAACTTTCTCAAGTTTAGATGAAGCAGAGTGCGCTGTTTTGGCAGCCAAAAAAAATACCAAGCTTCCGGTAATATGTACTTTTACTTTTGAAGCTAACGGCAAAACACTGGTAGGCCATGATGTAAAATCAATAGTTGAAGCCATGCAAAAGTCAGGTGTAGATGCACTGGGCATAAACTGTTCATTAGGTCCTAAGGATATGCTTCCCATAGTTTATGAAATGCTTTCTTTATCCGAGGTTCCTGTTATGGTTCAGCCCAATGCCGGTCTTCCAAAAATTGTCGACGGCAAGGCAATATATGCCATAACTCCCGAAGAATTTGCCGAGTATATTGTTACAATGAAGAAAAAAGGCGTAAAAATATTGGGAGGGTGCTGCGGCACCACTCCGGATTTTATCAAGGCAATAAAATCCTCTTTGTCCGGTTTATAA